In one window of Brassica rapa cultivar Chiifu-401-42 chromosome A07, CAAS_Brap_v3.01, whole genome shotgun sequence DNA:
- the LOC103828577 gene encoding uncharacterized protein LOC103828577 translates to MSEFALSSSPEENQNMKKIVFSSLLLSDFQLFCSFIISHPFYFSYVLFFSPYMFKILSFLSPLFVTTTLLLLALLSTLHLHDTFPDSESLETQPGFLVSFCSKLGSVLEPKFDVNNEDVNELEAYKMVVEACSMECASEDESMEVTFVDKFCSHEVSITVLKSLTDEKQVEIQPLKLEDHMDLEKEEKCEEELVEEQKVKRESDVVLDNGEGQFWKEPTKEESKAQKVDLVGDCNDLPRLSDFLGEEKKKEEEDVSLKSFGSMRKEKEWRRTLACKLFEERHNADVGQGMDQLWETYETETEKKQTEEDKKKETKMKTKKSMTMMKTKSIEKKEVAVEEEDDDDVIDQQQLCCLQALKFSTGKMHLGIARPNLVKLSKAFKGFGRFYNANKHPKKG, encoded by the coding sequence ATGTCTGAATTTGCCTTGTCATCATCTCCAGAAGAGAATCAAAACATGAAGAAGATTGTTTTTTCTTCACTACTTCTCTCTGACTTTCAACTCTTTTGTTCGTTTATAATCTCTCAccctttctatttttcttacgTACTCTTCTTCTCACCTTACATGTTCAAGATTCTATCTTTTCTCTCACCACTCTTCGTCACCACCACACTCTTGCTTCTCGCTTTACTCAGTACTCTGCATCTTCACGACACTTTTCCCGACTCTGAATCACTCGAAACCCAACCAGGCTTCCTCGTTTCCTTTTGTAGTAAGCTCGGTAGTGTCTTGGAACCCAAGTTTGATGTCAACAATGAGGATGTTAACGAACTGGAAGCCTATAAGATGGTCGTTGAGGCTTGCTCGATGGAATGTGCGTCCGAGGATGAGAGTATGGAGGTAACATTTGTTGACAAATTCTGTAGCCATGAGGTCAGCATCACCGTGTTGAAATCTCTGACCGATGAGAAACAAGTTGAGATCCAACCGCTGAAGTTGGAGGATCATATGGACttggagaaagaagagaagtgTGAAGAGGAACTCGTAGAAGAACAGAAAGTCAAGCGAGAAAGTGACGTTGTCCTAGATAATGGAGAAGGGCAGTTTTGGAAAGAGCCGACAAAAGAAGAATCCAAGGCGCAAAAAGTAGATCTTGTCGGAGATTGTAATGATCTCCCAAGACTGAGCGACTTTCtcggagaagagaagaaaaaagaagaagaagatgtttctCTTAAGAGCTTTGGGTCAATGAGGAAAGAGAAAGAGTGGAGGAGAACATTGGCATGCAAGCTGTTCGAGGAACGACACAACGCTGACGTAGGACAAGGGATGGATCAGCTTTGGGAGACTTACGAGACCGAAACAGAGAAGAAGCAAACCGAAGAAGATAAGAAGAAGGAGACGAAGATGAAAACCAAGAAGTCGATGACGATGATGAAGACGAAGAGCATAGAGAAGAAGGAAGTAGCAGTGGAAGAGGAAGACGATGATGATGTGATTGATCAGCAGCAACTGTGCTGCTTACAGGCACTGAAGTTCTCAACAGGGAAGATGCATTTGGGAATTGCGAGGCCTAACCTTGTGAAGCTATCTAAGGCTTTCAAAGGATTTGGAAGGTTTTACAATGCCAACAAGCATCCCAAGAAAGGATGA
- the LOC117126816 gene encoding uncharacterized protein LOC117126816 — MSWNWRCILRLRDLISRFLIVEVHCSLNTSFWYDRWTPLGPLINVFGTNGTRNLRIHIDASVADAYDVQGWRLPHPRSDMEVALHAFLTSFPTPSLDRGPDTFSWLTNGKSSPVFSSSKTWEVLRPRAPIQAIAKHIWFTGATPKHAFHLWVTKLNRLPTRSRLASWGMQILTTCCICSTQQETRDHLMLSCSYAGVLWSEIKRRIIDPIPALSNWQDLMLWASSSTATAPSVLRVMVTQALTYTIWQQRNNMLHNQILLPPLVAFKGINRHIINSINVARKRRKFSSLMAMWLI, encoded by the coding sequence ATGTCCTGGAATTGGCGTTGCATACTTCGGCTCAGAGATCTAATATCAAGGTTTCTTATTGTTGAAGTTCACTGCAGCCTCAACACAAGTTTCTGGTATGATAGATGGACCCCCCTTGGCCCTCTAATCAACGTCTTCGGTACGAACGGCACCCGCAACCTGAGGATTCATATTGACGCGTCGGTGGCTGATGCATATGACGTGCAAGGCTGGAGGTTGCCACATCCAAGATCAGACATGGAAGTCGCTCTACACGCCTTCCTTACAAGCTTTCCTACGCCTTCTCTGGATAGAGGACCTGACACTTTTAGCTGGTTAACAAATGGAAAATCAAGCCCAGTTTTCTCTTCttcaaagacttgggaagtgCTAAGACCTCGAGCCCCTATCCAGGCCATAGCAAAGCATATCTGGTTTACTGGTGCCACTCCCAAGCATGCTTTTCATCTATGGGTTACAAAGCTTAACAGATTGCCTACAAGAAGTCGGCTTGCCTCTTGGGGTATGCAGATTCTTACGACCTGTTGTATATGTTCTACTCAACAGGAAACTAGAGACCATCTGATGCTCTCTTGCTCCTATGCGGGGGTCCTATGGTCGGAAATAAAACGGCGAATCATAGACCCGATCCCAGCTCTTTCCAACTGGCAAGACCTCATGTTGTGGGCTTCTTCCTCTACGGCCACGGCTCCATCAGTCCTGCGAGTGATGGTGACTCAAGCTCTTACATACACCATATGGCAGCAGAGAAACAATATGCTTCATAATCagatcctgctccctcctctgGTGGCTTTCAAGGGAATTAATAGGCATATCATTAACTCCATCAATGTAGCAAGGAAGCGCAGAAAGTTCAGCTCCCTTATGGCCATGTGGCTCATATGA